The proteins below come from a single Eubacterium limosum genomic window:
- a CDS encoding glycosyltransferase family 2 protein, which produces MDVFIATHNESAELLYKTVNACKYMVYPDKNRVHIYLCDDSDRPEIAALAEQMDTGYFGLRENQHAKAGNLNNAIFKTHSPLIATFDADMIPTHDFLMRTVPYFFLDNGPVGFIQSPQSFYNADLFQYNLYSKEKLPNEQDYFFKEVNVNRNYANAPIYAGSNTLISRQAVTEVGGIATDSITEDFATGIRIQAAGYRCYAIPTVLAHGLAPATLRDLIGQRRRWGRGCIQTLRQSCWLRHMGLPLRTRFSYYSSFLYWWTFFRRFVYISAPILFTLFQVVIVDCTVPELLIFSIPAYLLYGLSLRFLSGSMRSTRWSNIIDTALFPYLMFPIILETLGIREKKFSVTRKDAVTDSRNFTLALPHLFFILLSAFAIYQCYTVWMPASFVAALVVMCWLILNTFILIMAVFFILGRKNSRKNVRFSANIPVVVKTPYGRFSGHTLDISERGMGIALDDGRILDQSLPLEVLVWTERYRASMDARMARVAENEEGALKYGIAFTSMDAENKSQYFQIVYDREPDFPTRLVKSSGLRDLGRNIQKRLRRRR; this is translated from the coding sequence GTGGACGTTTTCATCGCCACTCATAATGAGTCGGCAGAGCTCCTTTATAAAACCGTCAACGCCTGCAAATATATGGTGTATCCGGACAAAAACAGAGTCCATATCTATCTCTGTGACGACTCTGACCGCCCAGAGATTGCTGCGCTCGCTGAGCAGATGGACACCGGCTATTTTGGCCTTCGTGAAAATCAGCATGCAAAAGCCGGAAATCTCAACAACGCGATCTTTAAAACCCATTCCCCCCTCATCGCCACATTTGACGCGGATATGATTCCCACCCACGATTTTCTCATGAGAACCGTGCCGTACTTCTTCCTGGATAACGGCCCCGTCGGCTTTATCCAGTCACCCCAGAGCTTTTACAACGCCGACCTTTTCCAGTACAACCTGTATTCTAAGGAAAAGCTGCCCAACGAGCAGGATTATTTTTTCAAGGAGGTCAATGTCAACCGAAACTACGCCAACGCGCCTATTTACGCAGGGTCAAATACCCTTATTTCACGCCAGGCTGTCACAGAGGTTGGCGGAATTGCCACGGACAGTATCACCGAGGACTTTGCCACCGGTATCCGCATCCAGGCTGCCGGGTACCGGTGCTATGCCATTCCGACAGTCCTGGCCCACGGGCTGGCACCGGCCACCCTGCGGGATCTTATCGGCCAGCGCAGGCGGTGGGGAAGAGGGTGCATCCAGACCCTCCGCCAATCCTGCTGGCTCAGGCATATGGGTCTGCCTCTCAGAACACGCTTCAGCTATTACAGCTCTTTTTTATACTGGTGGACTTTTTTCAGACGTTTTGTCTATATTTCTGCCCCGATCCTTTTCACCCTTTTTCAGGTCGTTATCGTGGACTGTACAGTGCCTGAGCTTCTGATCTTTTCAATACCTGCCTATCTGCTCTACGGTCTGTCCCTGCGTTTTCTTTCCGGCAGTATGCGCAGCACAAGGTGGAGCAATATTATCGACACCGCTCTGTTTCCATACCTGATGTTTCCCATTATCCTGGAAACCCTGGGCATACGTGAAAAGAAGTTCTCTGTCACCCGTAAGGACGCAGTGACTGACTCACGCAATTTTACTCTGGCGCTCCCGCACCTGTTCTTTATTCTGCTGTCTGCCTTTGCCATCTACCAGTGCTACACGGTCTGGATGCCTGCCAGCTTTGTGGCAGCTCTGGTGGTCATGTGCTGGCTGATCCTCAACACCTTTATCCTTATCATGGCCGTATTTTTCATTTTAGGGCGGAAAAACAGCCGGAAAAACGTGCGTTTTAGCGCGAATATACCTGTCGTAGTAAAGACGCCTTATGGACGTTTTTCGGGCCACACCCTTGATATCTCCGAAAGGGGCATGGGAATAGCGCTCGATGACGGGAGAATACTGGATCAAAGTCTGCCGCTGGAAGTTCTTGTCTGGACAGAACGCTATCGTGCCAGTATGGATGCCCGGATGGCCCGTGTGGCTGAAAACGAAGAGGGCGCGCTGAAGTACGGGATCGCCTTTACCAGTATGGATGCAGAGAACAAAAGCCAGTATTTTCAGATTGTCTACGACCGTGAGCCGGATTTTCCGACCCGGCTTGTGAAAAGCTCGGGGCTCAGGGATCTGGGCCGAAATATCCAAAAAAGACTCCGTCGCAGGCGGTAG